One genomic region from Mauremys mutica isolate MM-2020 ecotype Southern unplaced genomic scaffold, ASM2049712v1 001407F_np12_obj, whole genome shotgun sequence encodes:
- the LOC123358092 gene encoding trypsin-like, translated as MEIILFALLLSATAASQLEDDDKIIGGYECSPHSQPWQVYFTYGSGNRWCGGSLINEWWIVSAAHCYLRPSTLVAHLGEHDTSADEGTEQHIQVAKAIQFPQYHQYSSDNDIMLVKLAQPARFGAYVQPIPISKSCPVAGTKCLVSGWGNMLTSGVQYADVLQCLNVPILPDSACRAAYPGDITKNMFCAGYIEGGKDSCQGDSGGPVVYNGELMGVVSWGIGCAQKNYPGVYATVCNYVSWIEEVIANN; from the exons ATGGAGATCATCTTGTTCGCTCTTCTGCTGAGCGCCACAG CAGCCTCACAGCTGGAGGATGATGATAAGATAATAGGTGGCTATGAGTGCtcgccccactcccagccctggcaggtCTATTTCACCTATGGCTCTGGCAACCGCTGGTGTGGGGGGTCACTCATCAATGAGTGGTGGATCGTCTCAGCAGCTCATTGCTACTTAAG GCCCAGTACCCTGGTGGCTCATCTCGGGGAGCATGACACCAGTGCAGACGAGGGCACTGAGCAGCATATCCAGGTGGCCAAAGCCATCCAGTTCCCCCAGTACCACCAATACAGCTCGGATAATGACATCATGCTGGTGAAGCTAGCCCAACCGGCCCGGTTCGGTGCCTACGTGCAGCCCATCCCCATCTCCAAGAGCTGCCCTGTGGCAGGGACGAAGTGCCTGGTCTCTGGCTGGGGGAACATGCTGACATCTGGGG ttcAGTACGCGGATGTCCTACAATGTCTGAATGTGCCCATCCTCCCTGACTCTGCCTGCCGTGCCGCCTACCCCGGTGACATCACCAAGAACATGTTCTGTGCTGGCTACATAGAAGGGGGCAAGGACTCTTGCCAG GGAGACTCCGGTGGGCCAGTGGTCTATAAtggagagctgatgggggtggTGTCCTGGGGCATCGGGTGTGCCCAGAAGAACTACCCTGGCGTCTATGCCACAGTGTGTAACTACGTATCCTGGATTGAGGAGGTCATCGCCAACAACTGA